From Roseburia hominis, the proteins below share one genomic window:
- a CDS encoding GNAT family N-acetyltransferase — protein sequence MKTPILETERLLLRPMTVNDSEEVFRNWASDAEVAKFMRWSTHENVEVTRQWLESEEKEIESEQLYDWGFVLKETGELIGSGGLSWVQEKGMYELGYNIMRKYWNQGLTTEAAKEIVRFGLEELKAEKLYSCHAKENPASGRVMVKAGFQYWKDAVYSSWDHTKTYECREYILTK from the coding sequence ATGAAAACACCTATATTAGAAACAGAAAGATTGCTTTTAAGACCTATGACTGTCAATGATTCCGAGGAGGTCTTTAGGAATTGGGCCAGCGATGCAGAAGTGGCAAAGTTTATGAGATGGAGCACACATGAGAATGTGGAGGTAACGAGGCAGTGGCTGGAGAGTGAGGAGAAAGAGATAGAAAGTGAGCAGTTGTATGACTGGGGATTTGTGCTGAAAGAGACGGGAGAGTTGATTGGTTCCGGCGGATTAAGCTGGGTCCAGGAAAAGGGGATGTATGAGCTGGGCTACAATATTATGAGAAAATACTGGAACCAGGGACTCACTACCGAGGCCGCAAAAGAGATTGTGCGGTTCGGACTGGAAGAATTAAAAGCGGAGAAATTATATAGCTGCCATGCAAAGGAGAATCCGGCTTCCGGAAGGGTGATGGTGAAAGCAGGCTTCCAGTATTGGAAGGATGCAGTCTATAGTAGTTGGGATCATACGAAGACATATGAGTGCAGGGAATATATTTTGACAAAATAA
- a CDS encoding Uma2 family endonuclease → MRIDEMKERSIELGYTYEKVAELSGAPAEEVEKVIEDTEKSFDYNTMIALGKFFDETYPMTVRESSPLYCNKVQGEYTLEDYLALPDDRRVELIDGVFYDMSAPTSIHQLIGGQIYTQLNNYVSKKKGPCLPFIAPVDVQLDCDEKTIVQPDVMIVCDREKVTKARIFGAPDFVIEVLSKSTKKKDRLIKLQKYKMAGVREYWMIDPDKRNVVVHDFERDKSPVIYGFDAKVPVGIYGGECEIDMREVYEVVRFIYES, encoded by the coding sequence ATGAGAATAGATGAGATGAAAGAACGATCCATAGAGCTTGGATATACCTATGAGAAAGTAGCGGAACTCTCCGGAGCACCGGCTGAAGAAGTGGAAAAAGTTATAGAAGATACGGAAAAGTCCTTTGATTATAATACAATGATAGCATTGGGGAAATTCTTTGATGAGACTTATCCTATGACAGTGCGGGAGAGTTCTCCCCTTTATTGCAATAAAGTTCAGGGAGAATATACTCTGGAAGATTATCTGGCGCTTCCGGATGACAGACGGGTGGAATTGATAGACGGAGTTTTCTATGATATGTCTGCGCCTACCAGTATCCATCAGTTGATAGGCGGGCAGATATATACACAGTTAAACAATTATGTGAGCAAGAAAAAGGGGCCGTGCCTGCCATTTATCGCTCCTGTTGATGTGCAATTGGATTGTGATGAGAAGACGATCGTGCAGCCGGATGTGATGATCGTATGCGACAGAGAAAAAGTTACCAAGGCGCGTATTTTTGGGGCACCGGATTTTGTAATTGAAGTCTTGTCCAAGTCAACGAAAAAGAAGGACAGATTGATCAAACTCCAGAAATATAAGATGGCTGGCGTGAGGGAATACTGGATGATCGACCCGGATAAAAGGAATGTGGTAGTTCATGATTTTGAGAGGGATAAGTCTCCTGTAATCTATGGCTTTGATGCAAAGGTTCCCGTTGGAATATATGGCGGTGAGTGTGAAATCGATATGAGAGAGGTTTATGAAGTGGTTCGTTTCATTTATGAGAGCTAG